A single window of Nicotiana tomentosiformis chromosome 1, ASM39032v3, whole genome shotgun sequence DNA harbors:
- the LOC138907209 gene encoding uncharacterized protein has protein sequence MNEVEVPYLFDEAQQALNRALVLHHEDSLRYREKFKHHEAETRELAEKKDTYKLVSEKLQAELEAARKEHADLVEQVRRIFELSDDNSETLANNPNPQVQKRLDQIGQLQVEVDTVKAEAKEWKKNMDRLASKKEIARAQLASTEVQLRSIKEKH, from the exons ATGAATGAGGTGGAAGTGCCCTACCTGTTCGACGAAGCTCAACAGGCGCTGAATCGG GCCttggtgcttcatcacgaggacTCTCTCCGATATCGGGAGAAGTTTAAGCATCACGAGGCCGAGACTCGGGAGCTTGCTGAGAAGAAAGATACTTACAAGCTTGTTAGTGAGAAGCTTCAGGCCGAGTTAGAAgcggctcggaaggagcatgctGATCTGGTCGAGCAAGTAAGACGAATATTCGAACTTAGTGATGATAATTCAGAAACATTGGCTAACAACCCGAACCCACAGGTTCAAAAGAGACTTGACCAGATCGGGCAGCTCCAGGTGGAGGTGGACACTGTGAAAGCTGAGGCcaaagaatggaagaaaaatatggacCGCCTGGCCTCGAAAAAAGAGATCGCCCGGGCGCAGTTAGCTTCGACTGAGGTTCAGCTTCGGTCTATAAAGGAGAAACACTAG